The Leclercia adecarboxylata region GCGTCGGACTGTCTGGAAACCCTGGAAGAGATCGCGGTGCAAAACCGGGAATTCTTCCTCGAAGCGGGCGGCACAAAGTATGAGTATATTCCGGCGCTTAACGACGACCCTGAGCACATCGACATGATGGTGTCGCTGGTGACCCACAGCCGCTGATCGCACTCTGAGCCGGGTTTGTGCTACCATTCCCGGCCCATCCGTCACTCATAGCCCAGAACATGAAATTTCCCGGTAAACGTAAATCTAAACACTACTTTCCCGTTAACGCCCGCGATCCGCTGCTCCAGCAAATTCAGCCGGAAAATGAAACCAATGCCGCCTGGGTGGTGGGCATCGATCAGACGCTGGTGGATATTGAAGCTAAAGTGGACGATGCGTTTGTCGCGCGTTACGGCCTGAGTGCCGGGCACTCTCTGGTTATTGAAGACGATGTGGCGGAAGCGCTCTATCAGGAGCTGGTGCGGGATAACCTCATCACCCATCAGTTTGCCGGTGGCACCATCGGCAACACCATGCACAACTACTCCGTACTGGCGGACGATCGCTCCGTTCTGCTGGGCGTGATGTGCAGCAATATCGAAATTGGCAGCTACGCCTACCGCTACCTTTGCAATACTTCCAGCCGTACCGATCTCAACTATCTGCAGGGTGTGGACGGGGCGATTGGCCGCTGCTTCACGCTGATCGGGGAATCCGGCGAACGTACCTTCGCCATCAGCCCGGGGCACATGAACAAGCTGCGCGCCGAGAGCATCCCGGAAGCGGTGATTGCGGGTGCATCAGCGCTGGTGCTGACCTCCTATCTGGTGCGCTGCAAGCCGGGCGAGCCGATGCCGGATGCGACCATGAAGGCGGTGGAGTATGCGAAGAAATACAATGTGCCGGTCGTCCTGACCCTGGGAACCAAATTCGTTATCGCCGATAACCCCGAGTGGTGGCAGGCGTTCCTGAAAGAACACGTCTCGATTCTGGCAATGAATGAAGAAGAGGCCGAAGCCCTGACCGGGGAGAGCGATCCGCTGCTGGCCTCTGACAAGGCGCTGGACTGGGTCGATCTGGTGCTCTGCACCGCCGGGCCGGTAGGCTTGTATATGGCCGGTTTCACCGAAGAAGAGGCGAAACG contains the following coding sequences:
- a CDS encoding inosine/guanosine kinase, with translation MKFPGKRKSKHYFPVNARDPLLQQIQPENETNAAWVVGIDQTLVDIEAKVDDAFVARYGLSAGHSLVIEDDVAEALYQELVRDNLITHQFAGGTIGNTMHNYSVLADDRSVLLGVMCSNIEIGSYAYRYLCNTSSRTDLNYLQGVDGAIGRCFTLIGESGERTFAISPGHMNKLRAESIPEAVIAGASALVLTSYLVRCKPGEPMPDATMKAVEYAKKYNVPVVLTLGTKFVIADNPEWWQAFLKEHVSILAMNEEEAEALTGESDPLLASDKALDWVDLVLCTAGPVGLYMAGFTEEEAKRKTQHPLLPGAIAEFNQFEFSRAMRHKDCVNPLRIFSHIAPYMGGPEKIMNTNGAGDGALAALLHDITANAFHRTNVPNSSKHKFNWLTYSSLAQVCKYANRVSYQVLNQHSPRLTRGLPEREDSLEESYWDR